From Candidatus Vondammii sp. HM_W22, one genomic window encodes:
- the recA gene encoding recombinase RecA: MDDNRKKALSAALSQIEKQFGKGAVMRMGDNSAIRNIEVISTGSLNLDIALGIGGLPKGRVVEIYGPEASGKTTLTLHAVAEAQKQGGTAAFVDAEHALDPLYAEKLGVNVDELLVSQPDTGEQALEITDMLVRSGAVDVVVVDSVAALTPKAEIEGDMGDTHVGLQARLMSQALRKLAGNINRSNCIVIFINQIRMKIGVMFGNPETTTSGNALKFYSSVRLDIRRAGAIKKGDEIVGNETKVKVVKNKVAPPFKVVHFEILYGEGISREGEIIDLGVKEGLIDKAGAWYSYNGDRIGQGKENVRKFLKENSDISQDLEMKIRKIAFPKADVLTREAEDV; encoded by the coding sequence ATGGACGACAATCGTAAAAAGGCCTTGAGTGCGGCACTCAGTCAGATAGAGAAGCAGTTTGGCAAAGGTGCAGTGATGCGCATGGGTGACAACAGTGCCATCCGCAATATAGAGGTGATATCAACCGGTTCTCTGAATCTGGATATTGCGCTTGGTATCGGTGGTCTGCCCAAGGGGCGGGTAGTTGAGATATACGGTCCAGAGGCTTCAGGTAAAACCACATTGACTCTCCATGCTGTGGCCGAGGCGCAAAAGCAGGGCGGTACAGCTGCCTTTGTTGACGCAGAGCATGCCCTGGACCCGCTGTACGCCGAAAAATTGGGGGTCAATGTGGATGAACTGCTGGTCTCCCAGCCGGATACTGGTGAACAGGCATTGGAGATTACCGACATGCTGGTGCGTTCCGGTGCCGTCGATGTGGTGGTGGTGGATTCAGTGGCTGCCCTGACACCCAAGGCAGAGATCGAGGGCGACATGGGGGATACCCATGTAGGCCTGCAGGCACGCCTGATGTCACAAGCTCTGCGTAAACTGGCTGGTAATATCAATCGTTCCAATTGCATTGTTATCTTTATCAACCAGATCAGAATGAAAATTGGCGTTATGTTCGGTAATCCGGAGACCACGACTAGTGGTAATGCCCTCAAATTCTATTCATCCGTCCGTCTGGATATACGCCGTGCCGGTGCCATTAAAAAGGGCGATGAGATTGTCGGCAATGAGACGAAGGTGAAGGTGGTGAAGAATAAGGTGGCACCACCGTTCAAAGTGGTCCATTTCGAAATTCTTTACGGTGAAGGTATCTCCAGAGAGGGCGAGATCATTGATTTGGGCGTTAAAGAGGGGCTGATCGATAAGGCGGGTGCCTGGTACAGCTACAATGGCGACCGTATTGGTCAGGGCAAGGAGAATGTTCGTAAATTTTTGAAAGAAAATTCGGATATTTCTCAGGATCTTGAAATGAAAATACGTAAAATTGCCTTTCCTAAAGCCGATGTTTTGACTAGGGAAGCAGAGGATGTCTGA
- a CDS encoding transposase, with the protein MYRECLKEWGLVDKLFLGLLIQIDAAGFSARKGQIVDAAIVPIPKQRNTREENRQIKAGDNPETWGDNKRRQKDVEARWTMKHGKTHYGYKNHISIDREQEANRKRSRVWVRVEHVFAQQAN; encoded by the coding sequence GTGTATCGTGAGTGCCTGAAAGAATGGGGCCTTGTCGATAAACTTTTTTTAGGGCTGTTGATCCAGATTGATGCAGCAGGCTTCAGTGCTCGCAAGGGACAGATTGTAGATGCCGCTATTGTTCCAATACCCAAGCAACGTAATACACGAGAGGAAAATAGGCAGATCAAAGCCGGGGATAACCCTGAGACATGGGGTGATAACAAACGCCGCCAGAAGGATGTTGAAGCCCGCTGGACCATGAAGCATGGCAAAACCCACTATGGGTACAAAAACCACATCAGCATAGACCGGGAGCAAGAGGCAAACCGAAAACGATCAAGAGTTTGGGTTCGGGTTGAGCACGTGTTTGCTCAGCAGGCCAATTGA
- a CDS encoding IS3 family transposase, whose amino-acid sequence MPVNRLCQMVGLSRSSYYAWVKRPALLISAEELQLYRRAKALFAASRQSLGSRELMKKLREEGFSIGRYRTKTVMRKLGAARHTAYRL is encoded by the coding sequence TTGCCGGTTAACCGCTTATGCCAAATGGTTGGATTGAGTCGATCAAGCTACTACGCGTGGGTTAAGCGGCCTGCCCTGTTAATCAGCGCTGAAGAGTTACAGCTTTATCGCCGAGCTAAAGCCTTGTTTGCAGCAAGCCGCCAAAGTCTGGGCTCCAGAGAGCTAATGAAAAAACTGCGCGAAGAAGGCTTCTCTATTGGCCGCTATCGAACGAAAACTGTGATGCGTAAGCTAGGGGCTGCGCGTCACACAGCGTACCGCCTATAG
- a CDS encoding regulatory protein RecX: MSDSSEPALIYQELEQAAIRLLASREHSREELRRKLATKAGGTDELEQVLDALETSGYLSDERFVEQYIGYRKRKGFGPLRIHKELVERGVDAALIDHWLDELGDGWSSLLEEMALRKFGIEAPADFKAQAKRARFLEYKGFSTESIRQFLWRGT, translated from the coding sequence ATGTCTGACAGCAGTGAGCCAGCCTTAATTTATCAGGAGCTGGAGCAGGCAGCTATCCGCCTGCTTGCTTCCCGGGAACACAGCAGAGAAGAGCTGCGTCGCAAGCTGGCGACAAAGGCAGGGGGTACGGATGAACTGGAACAAGTGCTGGATGCGCTTGAAACCAGCGGTTATCTGAGTGATGAACGCTTTGTTGAGCAATACATAGGATATCGCAAGCGTAAAGGATTTGGCCCGCTTCGGATTCACAAGGAATTGGTTGAGCGAGGCGTTGATGCAGCACTGATTGATCATTGGCTGGATGAGCTGGGGGATGGATGGAGCTCGTTGCTGGAAGAGATGGCGCTGCGCAAATTTGGAATAGAAGCGCCAGCCGATTTCAAAGCACAGGCTAAAAGAGCTCGGTTTTTGGAATATAAAGGCTTTTCGACAGAGTCGATCCGTCAATTTCTTTGGCGCGGAACCTGA
- the pncC gene encoding nicotinamide-nucleotide amidase — protein MAIELDQLAGKVGRRLAAAGMILATAESCTGGWVAKLMTDIPGSSGWFDRGFVTYSNEAKHEMLGVSEQTLAEQGAVSEAVVREMVSGALKHSKAFLALSVSGIAGPGGGSPDKPVGTVWFAWGRKGGNVVSQRECFAGDRDEVRRQAVFTSLNRILSLR, from the coding sequence ATGGCGATAGAACTGGATCAATTGGCGGGAAAAGTAGGGCGACGACTGGCGGCGGCAGGCATGATTCTGGCGACCGCAGAGTCCTGTACCGGCGGCTGGGTGGCCAAGCTTATGACCGATATTCCGGGGAGCAGCGGCTGGTTTGACCGTGGGTTTGTCACTTACAGCAATGAAGCCAAGCATGAGATGCTCGGGGTTTCAGAGCAGACGCTGGCCGAGCAAGGGGCTGTCAGCGAAGCTGTCGTCCGGGAGATGGTGTCGGGTGCATTGAAACACAGTAAAGCCTTCCTGGCACTCTCTGTCAGTGGTATTGCCGGCCCCGGTGGTGGATCGCCAGACAAGCCGGTGGGGACTGTCTGGTTCGCTTGGGGCCGGAAAGGAGGCAATGTGGTTTCCCAGCGTGAGTGTTTTGCGGGTGATCGTGACGAAGTGCGCCGACAGGCGGTGTTCACCTCTCTCAACAGAATTTTATCTTTACGTTGA
- the alaS gene encoding alanine--tRNA ligase, translating into MKTSAEIRNAFLNYFVENGHQKLPSSSLVPHDDPTLLFTNAGMVQFKDIFLGREKRDCNRATTSQRCVRAGGKHNDLENVGYTARHHTFFEMLGNFSFGDYFKSEGIRYAWEFLTETMGLPEEKLWVTVYEDDQETEEIWLNKTGIDPSRFSRCGAKDNFWSMGDTGPCGPCSEIFYDHGPDIWGGPPGSPDEDGDRYIEIWNLVFMQYNRDQEGNITPLSHPSVDTGMGLERLAAVMQGVHSNYEIDLFQRLIKSAGEITGCGNLEEKSLRVIADHIRSCAFLIVDGVLPSNEGRGYVLRRIIRRAIRHGYMLGVKEPFFYRLVGPLDEEMGAAYRELSAARGQVECVLQLEEERFAETLEQGMKMLNHTIESLEGKQILGETVFKLYDTYGFPTDLTADIARENELTLDMEGFEAAMEAQRERARAASDFGSDQQLDISLDGATDFTGYEQMKDESTIIGLFQDGKIVDTLGPGEQGVVILDHTPFYAESGGQVGDVGELRLGKGVFAVADTQKQGGDVFIHKGVFKGDVIRVGDTVEAWVDSGKREATQLNHSATHLLHAALRKVLGEHVQQKGSLVDTERLRFDFSHFEPVTREQLQSIERLVNEQIRNNYTVETRIMSLDDAKASGAMALFGEKYVGYVRVLRMSDFSTELCGGTHVKAVGDIGLLKITSETGIASGVRRIEGVTGESAIDWIEMEDNRLQRVADLVKSRRDDVDGKVEQLVEHSRKLEKELEKLKSKFASTAGSDLAGSAVDINGVKVLAANLDGADPKSLRDTMDQLKNKLGSAVIVLATAYGEKVSLVAGVTKDQTGAVKAGDLVKFVAEQVGGRGGGRPDMAQAGGNDSAALPEALASVEAWVVNKLGA; encoded by the coding sequence ATGAAGACCAGCGCAGAAATCCGCAACGCATTTCTCAATTATTTTGTTGAAAATGGCCACCAGAAGCTCCCAAGCAGCTCTCTGGTACCTCATGATGATCCTACACTACTGTTTACCAACGCAGGGATGGTTCAGTTCAAGGATATTTTTCTTGGCCGAGAAAAGCGTGATTGCAATCGTGCCACCACTTCCCAGCGTTGTGTGCGTGCCGGTGGCAAGCACAATGACTTGGAAAATGTCGGATATACTGCACGTCACCACACTTTTTTCGAGATGCTGGGTAACTTCAGTTTTGGCGACTATTTCAAATCTGAAGGGATTCGCTATGCCTGGGAATTTCTGACGGAGACTATGGGTCTGCCTGAAGAGAAATTGTGGGTCACAGTTTATGAAGATGATCAGGAAACGGAAGAGATCTGGCTGAACAAAACGGGAATAGATCCATCCCGCTTCTCCCGCTGCGGGGCCAAGGATAATTTCTGGTCCATGGGCGATACCGGCCCCTGCGGTCCCTGCTCCGAAATATTTTATGATCATGGACCCGATATCTGGGGCGGTCCTCCCGGTTCACCGGACGAGGATGGTGACCGTTATATCGAGATTTGGAACCTAGTGTTCATGCAATACAATCGAGATCAAGAAGGTAATATTACACCTTTATCCCATCCATCGGTGGATACCGGTATGGGGCTGGAACGCTTGGCGGCAGTCATGCAGGGCGTGCATAGTAATTATGAAATCGATCTATTTCAGAGACTGATCAAGTCAGCGGGGGAAATCACCGGCTGTGGAAATCTGGAGGAGAAATCGCTGCGGGTGATAGCTGACCACATCCGCTCTTGCGCTTTTCTTATTGTCGATGGGGTATTGCCATCCAATGAAGGGCGGGGATATGTGCTGCGCCGGATAATCCGGCGAGCTATTCGTCACGGCTATATGTTGGGTGTCAAAGAGCCTTTCTTCTATCGCCTGGTTGGCCCTCTGGATGAAGAGATGGGCGCGGCTTATCGCGAGTTGTCCGCTGCCAGAGGCCAAGTTGAGTGTGTGCTTCAATTAGAGGAGGAGCGTTTTGCCGAAACCCTGGAACAGGGTATGAAAATGCTCAATCATACCATTGAGTCACTGGAGGGTAAGCAGATACTTGGCGAAACGGTGTTCAAACTTTATGATACCTATGGATTTCCCACGGATCTGACGGCAGACATTGCACGGGAAAATGAGTTGACCCTCGACATGGAGGGTTTTGAAGCAGCGATGGAGGCCCAGCGGGAACGTGCCCGGGCTGCCAGCGATTTTGGCAGTGACCAGCAGCTGGATATCTCCCTTGATGGAGCTACGGATTTTACCGGCTATGAACAGATGAAGGATGAGTCGACGATAATCGGATTGTTTCAGGATGGTAAAATAGTCGATACTCTGGGCCCTGGCGAGCAGGGGGTGGTGATACTCGATCATACCCCTTTCTATGCAGAGTCTGGTGGTCAGGTTGGTGACGTAGGTGAGCTGCGTCTGGGTAAGGGGGTGTTTGCCGTTGCCGATACGCAAAAACAGGGCGGCGATGTTTTTATCCACAAGGGTGTGTTCAAGGGTGACGTGATCCGTGTCGGCGATACGGTTGAAGCCTGGGTCGACTCCGGCAAGCGGGAGGCCACACAGCTGAATCACTCAGCCACTCATCTTCTTCACGCCGCACTGCGTAAGGTGTTGGGTGAGCATGTACAGCAGAAAGGGTCGCTGGTTGATACCGAACGGTTGCGTTTCGATTTTTCCCACTTCGAGCCTGTCACCAGAGAGCAGCTTCAGTCCATAGAGCGCTTGGTCAATGAACAGATCCGCAATAATTACACCGTAGAGACTCGCATTATGTCTCTGGATGATGCCAAGGCGAGTGGGGCAATGGCTCTCTTTGGTGAAAAATATGTGGGTTATGTCAGAGTGCTGCGGATGAGCGATTTTTCCACAGAGCTCTGTGGGGGGACGCACGTCAAGGCTGTGGGCGACATCGGATTACTGAAAATCACCTCTGAAACCGGTATCGCATCCGGTGTGCGGCGGATTGAAGGAGTCACGGGCGAATCCGCCATTGATTGGATAGAGATGGAGGATAATCGCCTGCAGCGTGTTGCAGATCTTGTGAAGTCCCGGCGGGATGATGTGGATGGAAAAGTGGAGCAACTGGTAGAGCACAGCCGGAAGCTTGAAAAGGAGCTTGAAAAACTGAAGTCAAAATTTGCCAGCACCGCTGGCAGTGATCTGGCAGGCAGTGCGGTTGATATAAATGGAGTGAAAGTCCTGGCTGCGAATCTCGATGGTGCAGATCCCAAGTCACTGCGGGATACCATGGATCAGCTTAAAAATAAGCTCGGAAGTGCAGTGATTGTACTGGCTACTGCTTATGGAGAGAAAGTGAGCCTGGTTGCTGGTGTCACCAAGGATCAAACCGGAGCGGTTAAGGCGGGAGATCTGGTAAAATTCGTTGCCGAACAAGTGGGTGGCAGAGGTGGTGGCCGTCCGGATATGGCCCAGGCGGGAGGTAATGATTCTGCCGCCCTGCCGGAAGCGCTGGCTTCAGTCGAGGCTTGGGTGGTCAATAAATTAGGTGCCTGA